The following nucleotide sequence is from Gloeocapsa sp. PCC 7428.
TGCAGTCAGCGCATTTTCTAATACCAATTCTCTAAAGCCCAGCTACAGATAAGGCGGCTAGGATTGATTGCCTACTAGTGATAGAAGCAATCATTTCTGTTGTCAGTTTTTCTAGCTGCTCTTTCAACAGTTGGCGCAACTGCTCCAAGTTGTTGGGTAACGTCCAACGCATCTGGCGCTTAAGATATTGCCAAACCTGTTCAATCGGGTTTGATTCAGGACAATGGGGTGGTTGAAACATCAAGATTATGTTGTGTGGAACTTGTAAACGCTTGGCTTTATGAAAAGCTCCATTATCAAATTGAATAATCAATACATCATCTGTAAATTGCTGTGAAACAAGATTCAAGAACACTTGAAAACAGTCGGTGTTGAGGTGCGTAAACTCATAGAAGAAGGATTCACCCGTTTGTGGTTCAACAACACCATAGAAGTAGGTTGCCTCAAACTGCCACTGCACTTGTCCTATCGGCTTGATGCCGCGAGTGGTGATTCTACGTCCACCCAAAGTCTTAAGTCCTAAACGTGTTTCATCACCACAGAAAAATCTAATTTTGCCCCTGCCACTCCAACTCAAGACTGAGTGAGCTACCCAGACCAGCATTGCCAGATTCTGGGCTAAGTTTTTTTAAAAGCTGATAGCTGCTGTTGTGAGTGTTCCACGCTAACCGGGCGCGGCACTTTTGGCGACGATGCCAGGTGATAATGCACGCTTCTTATGGACTGTTTTGTAGGGTGCAGTAATCCCTAAGTTGGTGTTTAACCACTGTTGAATCGCCCCATAGCTCTCGAATCCTTGTGGTTCTTGCAACCGTTTAGCTAATGCCTGCTCTGCCCAAGTTGGAATTTTTCTTGCCCTACCCGGTGGTACCTTAGTTTTTAACATCGACTCAATACCTCCACAGCGATAGCGGCTTAACTACTCTTGCACTGTGACTCGGTGGCGACCTAACAATTGGGCTGCCCTTTGTACCGTCGCTGCTTGCCCAGTTTTGAGCAGGTAAAGTAATTGCACCCTCTCCTTTCCTACTGCCGTTGTTTGTGCTCCTAACAACTGCTTCAGTTCTGCCTCACTCTCTTTGATCTCTAGTTTGTATACCCCTGCCATCACTGATGTTTGAACTCGCTGATTTCATTTTATTATCTGTAGCCTAAACTTGGAGAATTGGTATTAACTCGTCCGTTAAAGGTTCCTGGTTGTCTTGTTCTTTGAATGAGGCTGCTGGAGGGCTATTAAAAGCTCCCGTCTTTGCGTAGTGGGCGGGAGTAGTTTACTTTTCGCATCCTCAGTAGCGCTTAAACTTTAACTGAACTGTCTGTGGCTTACACAACTTCCGACTCGTCCAGCGTCACCGAGCAGTTGCCTAACCCCAATTGGTTAGAGAAACTGTTTTCCTGTTCAGCTTCGTCTTATTTCCAATTAAGTCTACTGCTTTGCACTAGCAACATTGCGACAGGAATCTGTCGTGTCACCATTCAATCCATTACAAATTTGCTCCCTCGTCAAATATCCATCCACAATCACCGTTTGCTGAACATTCGATTTATCCACCGCGATTGGATCTAACAACACCGATACCAACTGTCCTCCTGACTCCAACGCCGTCTGCCCATTCACTAACGCTCCCGGATCAGTTCCATTGCTTAACGCCGCTACTAACTGTGCCGTCACTTGCGCCTGCTTTGCGATCGGCTTATAAACCGTCATCGCCTGATCGCCCGTTAAGATGTTCTGAATTCCTGTCACTGTTGCATCTTGTCCAGTCACCAATACCCTGCCATCTAAATTCTGCGCTCTTAATGCCGCAATCACCGTATTCGCCATCCCGTCATTTGCAACATAAGCAATCTGAACATTATTCTTCTGCTGGGTTAGAATTCCTTCCATACTCGATTGTGCCCGCGCACTATCCCAGTTCGGTGTATATTGATCAAAAACTAGATTGATCTCCTTGCTATCAATCAACGGCTGCAATGCTTTCAACGCACCTTCTCGGAACTGCAAAGAATTATTATCTGTTTGTGCTCCATTGAGCATTGCAAGATTCGCGCCTGGCTTCAAACCAAATGCACCTTTGCGAAACTGATCAACAATGTATTGTCCTTGTAGTTCGCCTACACGAATACCGTTAAACGAAACATAGAAGGCAGTGTCCGGATCTTGGATTAAGCGATCGTAGGCAATCACCGGAACCTGGCTTGCTTTCGCTCGTTGCACAATCACCGAAGCTTTATCACTATTCTGCGGACCAACCACAAGAATACAAG
It contains:
- a CDS encoding IS630 family transposase — translated: MLVWVAHSVLSWSGRGKIRFFCGDETRLGLKTLGGRRITTRGIKPIGQVQWQFEATYFYGVVEPQTGESFFYEFTHLNTDCFQVFLNLVSQQFTDDVLIIQFDNGAFHKAKRLQVPHNIILMFQPPHCPESNPIEQVWQYLKRQMRWTLPNNLEQLRQLLKEQLEKLTTEMIASITSRQSILAALSVAGL
- a CDS encoding sugar ABC transporter substrate-binding protein, translating into MVAFSHRFFFLMSVLIFADCSNQNHVGNNTGTNTANNLSTGTNANTTKFAAAKGCKNVGILLPESDSSARYEAYDRPLLEKEIKQAIPSVTIQYANANNNADTQQNQAEAALMKGACILVVGPQNSDKASVIVQRAKASQVPVIAYDRLIQDPDTAFYVSFNGIRVGELQGQYIVDQFRKGAFGLKPGANLAMLNGAQTDNNSLQFREGALKALQPLIDSKEINLVFDQYTPNWDSARAQSSMEGILTQQKNNVQIAYVANDGMANTVIAALRAQNLDGRVLVTGQDATVTGIQNILTGDQAMTVYKPIAKQAQVTAQLVAALSNGTDPGALVNGQTALESGGQLVSVLLDPIAVDKSNVQQTVIVDGYLTREQICNGLNGDTTDSCRNVASAKQ